The following proteins come from a genomic window of Aquabacterium sp. A3:
- a CDS encoding ZIP family metal transporter produces MTLTYILIATLVGGVVSVLLAAALTAPMLAVLVRHLVSLSTGVLLGTALLHVLPEAFESHASPHALFLTLLGGLLFFFLLEKAELYRHGHHHEHDDHHHHHGFDKEQAGRGGWSVLVGDSIHNFCDGVLIAGAFLVDPGVGLFTALAIIAHEIPQEVGDYIVLINAGFSKGKALLFNALSGLAAVAGGVLGYFLLGPWQELLPYLMVVAASSFVYVAVADLIPQLQKRLNLKDTVLQVVWLGVGLGVIALLVGGHDHASHDHAGDHGHDHGEEHALPDSAASGAGTP; encoded by the coding sequence GCCACCCTGGTGGGTGGCGTGGTGTCCGTGCTGCTGGCCGCAGCCCTCACTGCACCGATGCTGGCCGTGCTCGTGCGCCATCTGGTCAGCCTGTCTACCGGGGTCTTGCTGGGCACGGCCCTGCTGCACGTGCTGCCCGAGGCGTTCGAGTCGCACGCCTCGCCGCACGCCTTGTTCCTGACCCTGCTGGGCGGGCTGCTGTTTTTCTTTTTGCTGGAGAAGGCCGAGCTGTACCGGCATGGCCACCACCACGAACACGACGATCACCACCACCACCATGGTTTCGACAAGGAGCAAGCCGGACGGGGTGGCTGGAGCGTGCTGGTGGGCGACAGCATCCACAACTTCTGCGATGGGGTGCTGATCGCCGGGGCCTTTCTGGTCGATCCCGGGGTGGGGCTGTTCACGGCGCTGGCCATCATCGCCCACGAGATCCCGCAGGAGGTGGGCGACTACATCGTGCTCATCAACGCGGGGTTTTCCAAAGGCAAGGCCCTGTTGTTCAATGCCTTGTCGGGCCTGGCCGCAGTGGCGGGGGGCGTACTGGGCTACTTTTTGCTGGGCCCGTGGCAAGAATTGCTGCCTTACCTGATGGTGGTGGCCGCCAGCAGCTTTGTGTACGTGGCGGTGGCCGACCTCATCCCGCAATTGCAAAAGCGCCTGAACCTGAAGGACACGGTGCTGCAGGTGGTGTGGCTGGGTGTGGGGCTGGGTGTGATTGCCTTGCTGGTGGGCGGGCATGACCACGCATCGCACGACCACGCCGGTGACCATGGGCACGACCACGGCGAGGAGCACGCCTTACCCGATAGCGCAGCCTCAGGCGCGGGCACGCCCTGA
- a CDS encoding DMT family transporter yields the protein MVLATLLFAAMGVCVKLASAQVSTAEVVFFRGLVGVLFIGALAWGRGLPLRTRVPAMHFWRGFAGVVALSLWFYAIAKLPLGTAVTFNYTSSVWMAVFFVLQTAWLRWRGQSPTPVPRPLLLAIAIGFMGVALVLRPTLAADQWLEGLMGLASGMLAAWAYLQVMQLGRAGEPEYRVVFYFSVFGTVAGLLISLVMSQSGLHAWRLPQGLTWVWLIGLGVFATLAQLLMTRAYARGEALAMASLQYLGIAHAFVLGVLLFDDPVDALAVVGTGLIVAAGVTATRLRSGRARA from the coding sequence ATGGTGCTGGCCACCTTGCTGTTCGCAGCGATGGGGGTGTGCGTCAAGCTGGCTTCTGCCCAGGTCTCCACCGCCGAGGTGGTGTTCTTTCGGGGGCTGGTGGGGGTGCTGTTCATCGGGGCGCTGGCCTGGGGGCGGGGCCTGCCCTTGCGGACCCGCGTACCGGCCATGCACTTCTGGCGAGGGTTTGCCGGCGTGGTGGCCTTGAGCCTGTGGTTCTACGCCATCGCCAAGCTGCCGCTGGGCACGGCCGTCACCTTCAACTACACCTCGTCGGTGTGGATGGCGGTGTTCTTCGTGCTGCAAACCGCCTGGCTGCGATGGCGGGGGCAATCCCCCACCCCCGTGCCTCGCCCCCTGTTGCTGGCCATCGCCATCGGCTTCATGGGCGTGGCCCTGGTGCTGCGCCCCACCCTGGCGGCCGACCAATGGCTGGAAGGCCTCATGGGCCTGGCCTCAGGCATGCTGGCGGCCTGGGCTTACCTGCAGGTGATGCAGTTGGGCCGCGCAGGCGAGCCAGAGTACCGCGTGGTGTTTTACTTTTCGGTGTTCGGCACGGTGGCCGGCTTGCTCATCAGCCTGGTCATGAGCCAGTCGGGGCTGCACGCCTGGCGCCTGCCCCAGGGGCTGACCTGGGTGTGGCTGATCGGCCTGGGCGTGTTTGCCACCCTGGCGCAGTTGCTCATGACACGCGCTTATGCACGCGGCGAGGCGCTGGCCATGGCCAGCCTGCAGTACCTCGGCATCGCACACGCCTTTGTGCTGGGCGTGCTGCTGTTTGACGACCCGGTGGACGCCCTGGCGGTGGTCGGCACGGGCCTCATCGTGGCGGCCGGCGTGACGGCCACCCGCTTGCGCTCAGGGCGTGCCCGCGCCTGA